The Candidatus Atribacteria bacterium region CCCTTACCCAACAGGCGATAAATTATATTAGAAAGAAAGGAATCAATAAATTAAAAATATTTTGAAATATTTTTAATTTCCTTTTGTAAAATCACCTCCTTTTTGCAATGTATTAGACAGAAAGCAAGTTAGTTGTTAGCCAGAAAAACGAGAAAGAAAAAGAGCAGGCTAATAACTATAAGCTAAAAACAGTAACCAGTGATGAGTAATGAGTGAAGTGCGAGAAAGGTAAAAATCAAAAAAGTAACTAGTCCTCAATTTATAATGACTTATTACTTATCACTTATCACGCTCATTGACCAATAGGTCAATGAGCTAAGAAAGGAGGTGAAAAAAATAATGGCCACAGTCATAACCGTTCCCCGTGACTCCAGCCTGCAGTTCAGATTAGTCGTAGGTACTAACCCGGATAATGGAGCTCCGATCATCCAGAGCAAGACCTTCGGCAGCATCAAAGCGGCTGCCTTAGAGCAAGACGTCTATGATGCAGCGACCGCTTTAGTGGGACTGCAGAAATACAGCGTAGATGAGATCAGATTAGGAAAAGAATCGCAACTTACGGAGTAGTCGTTAGTCTTTAACCAGAAAAGATCAGTAACCAAAATTAAAAATAGCTTAACTAATTTACCTTTTCCACAGGTTCCACAGGAAATGTAGGGGATTGATTCATCGAACCCGTCTTTGCGGGGCGGATGAATCCGCCCCCTACCTAATTGGCTAATCGGTGAATTGGTAAATTGGTTAATCGGAAAGGAGGTGAAAAAATAAATGCCAACCGAATTAGGAGAAGTAACCAGTTATAAGAGACTGTATATGCAGTTTAGAGATAGTGCGGCCAAGACCATCAATCTAACCTTGAATAACCCCAAGAATGTTGAGGAGGGAGACTATGCCGATTTTGCTGCCCAGGATGCTGCTATCCAGGGGGTAATGGATACCATCATCACCAAGAACATCTTCCATAATGACGGGAATGATTTGGTCGCCAAGGTCAATGCAAGGATCCTGGATTATAAGTCTACCGATGTAATGGATGTGTAACTCCTTGGTATAAGGGACAGGATTTCCTGTCTATCCAAAAGTAGGGGCTCGATTCATCGAGCCCGGTATTCCGGGGCGGATGAATCCGCCCCCTACTTAATCGGTCAATTGGTGAATCGGCCAATTGATCAATCAACTATCAACTAAAGATTGAAAGGAGTTTATGATCATGTTAGAAGCTATCTTAAGTAAATATCTATTGAATGCCCTATTATTATCTCTCGTCTCTATTTTCTATAGTTTCTTAAAGAATAAGGTAGGAGAGGACAGAGCCGCCACCATCAAAGAGGCTATTCTTTCCGCCATGCTCTGGGCAGAAGAAGAGTTGGGGATAGGGAAT contains the following coding sequences:
- a CDS encoding DUF1659 domain-containing protein — protein: MATVITVPRDSSLQFRLVVGTNPDNGAPIIQSKTFGSIKAAALEQDVYDAATALVGLQKYSVDEIRLGKESQLTE
- a CDS encoding DUF2922 domain-containing protein; this translates as MPTELGEVTSYKRLYMQFRDSAAKTINLTLNNPKNVEEGDYADFAAQDAAIQGVMDTIITKNIFHNDGNDLVAKVNARILDYKSTDVMDV